Proteins from one Malania oleifera isolate guangnan ecotype guangnan chromosome 4, ASM2987363v1, whole genome shotgun sequence genomic window:
- the LOC131154051 gene encoding probable 6-phosphogluconolactonase 2, which yields MAYPSVHGDRELRIHESLDEVGTDLADYIAEISEASVKERGVFAIALSGGSLIGLMGKLCEAPYNKTVDWAKWYIFWADERVVAKSHADSNYKHTKNGFLSKVPVVPSHVHSINDSVAAEQAADEYEFVIRQLVKSRVISVSEINDCPKFDLILLGMGSDGHIASLFPNHSILYEENEWVTFLTDSPKPPPERITFTLPVINSASNVAVVVTGSSKAEAVHLAIDEVGPDCPSQPVQMVQLTKGKLVWFLDRPAASKLDGIQFSD from the exons ATGGCCTATCCCAGTGTTCATGGGGACAGAGAATTGAGGATTCATGAAAGTCTGGATGAGGTTGGTACTGATTTGGCAGACTATATTGCTGAGATATCGGAGGCATCGGTGAAAGAGCGTGGTGTCTTTGCGATTGCATTATCGGGTGGTTCTCTCATTGGCTTGATGGG AAAACTGTGTGAAGCTCCATATAACAAGACCGTTGACTGGGCCAAATGGTATATATTTTGGGCTGACGAGCGTGTGGTAGCAAAAAGCCATGCTGATAGCAATTATAAGCACACTAAGAATGGCTTTCTGTCCAAG GTGCCTGTTGTTCCCAGCCATGTACATTCAATCAATGATTCAGTTGCAGCAGAGCAGGCTGCTGATGAATACGAATTTGTCATCCGGCAGCTAGTGAAAAGCCGTGTGATTAGTGTATCTGAAATCAATGACTGCCCTAAATTTGACCTAATCCTTCTTGGGATGGGCTCTGATGGACACATTGCCTCTTTGTTCCCGAACCACTCGATTCTTTATGAAGAAAATGAGTGGGTAACTTTCCTAACTGATTCCCCGAAGCCTCCACCTGAGAGGATTACTTTCACTCTGCCTGTCATCAACTCAGCATCCAATGTGGCTGTTGTGGTGACTGGCAGCAGCAAAGCAGAGGCTGTGCACTTGGCAATCGATGAAGTGGGACCTGACTGCCCATCGCAGCCAGTGCAGATGGTACAGCTAACCAAGGGGAAACTGGTGTGGTTTTTGGACAGGCCAGCTGCCTCAAAACTTGATGGTATTCAATTTTCAGATTAG